One Vallitalea pronyensis genomic region harbors:
- a CDS encoding exo-beta-N-acetylmuramidase NamZ family protein: MVHKGIDRLKAYDHTFRNKRLGLITSISGVNNGLSSTIELLHEAYTLQALFAPEHGVRGDRDAGQLVDTYMDERTGLTVYSLYRKDSKRLTKEMLADIDAVVYDIQDIGARYYTFISTLIYAIEDCATYGKELIVLDRPNPLGGMKIEGNVLDPAYTSFVGAYPLATRYGLTIGELACMVKDEQGIPCDLTIIPCEGWKRQMLFHNTKQIWVMPSLGIPRFETSLLYIGTCLFEGTNVSEGRGTSCPFEIIGAPYIEGDKLVQYLREKELLGVAFTPAYFTPTSSKHTGVFCNGVHLHITDYERFDSYKTGLVLMESIRDMYPNDFQILSPPKAGKRPFISLLSGNSMFENPTWNANALLESNEEELHAFQQRKETYHLYD; this comes from the coding sequence ATGGTACATAAGGGAATTGATCGATTAAAAGCATATGACCATACATTTAGAAATAAGCGGTTGGGACTCATCACCTCTATTTCAGGTGTAAACAATGGGCTGAGTTCTACCATTGAACTTCTTCATGAAGCATACACATTACAAGCACTTTTTGCTCCTGAGCATGGTGTAAGGGGCGATAGGGATGCAGGACAACTTGTGGACACCTACATGGATGAGCGTACAGGTCTGACTGTCTACAGTTTATACCGAAAAGATTCAAAACGATTGACCAAGGAGATGCTTGCAGATATAGATGCGGTTGTGTATGATATACAAGATATTGGTGCAAGGTACTATACATTCATCTCTACGTTGATCTATGCCATTGAGGATTGTGCGACATATGGAAAAGAACTAATCGTTTTGGATAGACCGAACCCTTTAGGGGGTATGAAGATAGAAGGGAATGTTCTGGATCCTGCTTATACAAGTTTTGTTGGTGCTTACCCACTAGCCACAAGATATGGTCTGACCATAGGTGAGCTGGCATGCATGGTAAAAGACGAACAGGGTATACCCTGTGACTTAACGATTATTCCGTGTGAAGGTTGGAAAAGACAGATGCTGTTTCATAACACCAAGCAAATATGGGTCATGCCAAGTCTTGGTATACCACGCTTTGAAACATCACTTTTATATATAGGGACTTGCCTTTTTGAAGGCACCAATGTATCGGAAGGACGAGGCACGTCTTGTCCTTTTGAAATAATAGGTGCACCGTACATTGAAGGGGACAAACTGGTCCAGTATCTAAGGGAAAAAGAGCTCTTAGGCGTAGCCTTTACACCAGCATACTTTACACCCACAAGTTCCAAGCACACAGGTGTTTTTTGTAACGGGGTACACTTACATATAACGGACTATGAACGCTTTGATAGTTATAAAACAGGATTGGTGCTTATGGAGAGTATAAGAGACATGTATCCTAATGATTTTCAGATACTGTCACCGCCAAAAGCAGGTAAACGACCGTTTATTAGTCTTTTGTCAGGTAATAGTATGTTCGAAAACCCAACATGGAATGCCAACGCACTATTAGAAAGTAACGAAGAGGAACTACATGCATTCCAACAAAGAAAAGAAACCTATCATCTATATGATTAA
- a CDS encoding N-acetylglucosamine kinase: protein MKQYVAGWDGGGTKTAVQIRDLLGNIIHQEEAGPLNYNSQREEDMHHTITYLLHKMKQVAGSLEAYKAICISTAGICNAQSVAFLKQALMDTGVKCHINIVGDHESALYGALGKQEGIVLISGTGSICFGKNATGKTWRTGGWGHLIDDEGSGYAIGRDILSAAVKGYDKRHEGRALYDAVLKAIEGRTIQDIIQFTYKTAQSKKNIAALAPLLLPALAKKDPQAMAISEKAAHALTDLVAGVVKELHMDQSDLVLMGGILQHYELIRHQVITNIKHSMPELKLQKAVSDSVTGAALMALDDAKKCERGY, encoded by the coding sequence ATGAAACAATATGTTGCAGGATGGGATGGCGGTGGCACAAAAACGGCTGTTCAAATAAGAGATTTACTTGGCAATATCATCCATCAGGAAGAAGCAGGTCCACTTAACTATAATAGTCAGCGTGAAGAGGATATGCACCATACCATCACGTATCTGCTCCATAAGATGAAGCAGGTGGCTGGTTCACTAGAAGCATATAAAGCCATATGTATATCCACTGCAGGTATCTGTAATGCGCAATCCGTAGCGTTTTTGAAGCAAGCGCTGATGGATACCGGTGTGAAGTGCCATATAAACATTGTTGGTGACCACGAATCCGCACTGTATGGTGCCTTAGGAAAGCAAGAAGGTATTGTCTTAATTAGTGGTACAGGTTCTATCTGTTTCGGGAAGAATGCAACAGGTAAAACTTGGCGAACAGGTGGATGGGGACATCTCATCGATGATGAAGGCAGTGGCTATGCAATTGGGCGTGATATATTATCCGCAGCAGTTAAAGGGTATGACAAACGACATGAAGGAAGGGCATTATATGATGCTGTACTGAAAGCCATTGAGGGTAGAACCATTCAAGATATCATACAATTTACTTACAAAACAGCACAAAGCAAAAAAAATATTGCGGCACTTGCACCACTTTTGTTACCGGCTTTGGCTAAGAAAGACCCTCAAGCCATGGCAATAAGTGAAAAAGCGGCACATGCTTTGACAGACCTGGTAGCTGGGGTAGTAAAAGAGCTTCACATGGATCAAAGTGATTTGGTCTTAATGGGTGGTATCTTGCAACATTATGAGCTCATTCGCCATCAGGTCATAACCAATATAAAACATAGCATGCCTGAACTAAAATTGCAGAAGGCTGTATCGGATAGTGTAACAGGTGCAGCATTGATGGCTCTTGACGATGCAAAAAAATGTGAAAGGGGTTATTAA
- a CDS encoding methyl-accepting chemotaxis protein: MKLFKRKPCKEANCVLNYVNNRFNGTEETIADPKYPIHKKMLQYFNRLFDNQKRLSNVAKDTLDIAVSLSEFDVLMKHSSDKLISFSEDIATLSESNLAIVEETTASMNQVNQTISNVSDSLTILSNESNDLVENNQQGIHDLENVIHIKETVIVNAEKMKTEVDQLIELSEKIEDIVTSVGQIADQTNLLALNASIEASRAGENGKGFAVVADEIKKLAENTKLNLDGMHTFVSDIRASASRGKDSMENTITSTLKMSDKIDDVSNTITENIGKLNQSIDNIKDISVSINQISIAADEINNAMEASGSDAEKLSDMTKSIHNDAIESKEIANQFIEVDHKLAQVNQDTLHALKGTANALKNDDIITIIHQAKTSHEQWLEKLRSMVNTHTILPLQTDDHKCKFGHYYHSIKIDHPEIKPIWDGIDEYHALLHQTGDHVIDAIKKASYSEAENYFEQCVGYGKKVIDTLLVVEKSILAANEKNIQVY, encoded by the coding sequence ATGAAGTTATTTAAAAGAAAGCCATGTAAAGAAGCAAATTGTGTTCTAAATTATGTAAACAATAGATTTAATGGTACAGAAGAGACCATTGCAGACCCCAAATATCCCATCCATAAGAAAATGCTTCAGTATTTTAATCGCTTGTTTGATAATCAAAAGCGTTTATCCAATGTTGCAAAAGACACACTAGACATAGCTGTATCACTTAGTGAGTTTGACGTTCTAATGAAGCATTCTTCTGACAAATTAATTTCTTTTTCAGAAGATATTGCCACGTTAAGTGAGTCCAACCTTGCCATTGTTGAAGAGACAACTGCCAGTATGAACCAAGTAAATCAAACCATTTCCAATGTTTCCGATTCGTTGACCATACTCTCTAATGAATCCAATGATTTGGTGGAAAATAATCAACAAGGTATTCATGATCTCGAAAATGTTATACATATAAAAGAAACGGTTATCGTTAATGCTGAAAAAATGAAAACAGAGGTGGACCAACTTATAGAGCTAAGTGAAAAAATAGAAGATATTGTGACCAGTGTTGGTCAAATAGCCGATCAAACCAATCTACTTGCATTAAATGCATCCATAGAAGCTTCAAGAGCTGGTGAAAACGGCAAAGGCTTTGCTGTTGTTGCCGATGAAATCAAGAAGCTTGCTGAGAATACCAAGCTTAATTTAGACGGTATGCATACCTTTGTATCCGATATTCGTGCCTCTGCATCAAGAGGAAAGGATAGCATGGAAAACACCATTACATCCACGCTAAAAATGAGTGATAAAATCGACGATGTATCCAATACAATCACCGAAAACATCGGTAAATTAAATCAATCCATTGATAACATCAAGGATATTTCCGTATCCATTAATCAAATAAGTATTGCAGCTGATGAAATCAATAATGCCATGGAAGCTTCTGGCAGCGATGCTGAAAAATTAAGTGACATGACGAAATCCATACATAACGATGCCATTGAATCAAAAGAAATTGCTAATCAATTTATAGAAGTGGATCATAAACTGGCTCAAGTGAATCAAGATACATTACACGCATTAAAAGGGACAGCCAATGCACTAAAAAATGACGATATTATCACCATCATTCATCAGGCTAAAACTTCCCATGAACAATGGTTAGAAAAATTAAGATCCATGGTCAACACCCATACCATACTCCCATTACAAACCGATGATCATAAATGCAAGTTCGGTCACTATTATCATAGTATTAAAATTGATCATCCAGAGATTAAGCCTATTTGGGATGGTATTGATGAGTATCATGCACTACTTCATCAGACAGGTGACCATGTTATTGATGCCATTAAAAAAGCCAGTTACTCCGAAGCAGAAAACTATTTTGAACAGTGTGTAGGGTATGGCAAAAAAGTAATTGATACATTATTAGTAGTGGAAAAAAGTATCCTTGCTGCCAACGAAAAGAACATCCAAGTCTATTAA
- a CDS encoding VOC family protein → MGIGAFSVSLNVKDIAASKAFYEKIGFQVFHGDMEQHWLIMKNDDCTIGLFQGMFDKNILTFNPGWDNDAKACDTFTDVRELQKQYRQKGITIENEVDESTEGPGSFVIHDPDGNPILIDQHR, encoded by the coding sequence ATGGGCATCGGTGCATTTTCAGTAAGTTTAAATGTAAAAGATATTGCGGCATCAAAAGCATTTTATGAAAAAATAGGTTTCCAAGTGTTTCATGGTGATATGGAGCAACATTGGCTAATTATGAAAAATGATGATTGTACCATTGGTCTTTTCCAAGGTATGTTTGATAAGAACATACTGACCTTTAATCCAGGATGGGATAATGATGCGAAAGCATGTGATACTTTTACTGATGTAAGAGAACTTCAAAAACAATATAGACAAAAAGGCATCACCATTGAGAACGAAGTAGACGAATCAACAGAAGGTCCTGGTAGTTTTGTCATACATGACCCCGATGGTAACCCCATTCTTATTGATCAGCATCGATAA
- a CDS encoding GNAT family N-acetyltransferase, with product MPDMLVNLLQIDDYHDVLEGLKEEGIEVFRALAPDKYRITEWVKKHSSINAAGECDVCFSNPPVSCFVAAKGSEIVGYACYDATAPDFFGPTKVSESYQGKGIGKALLLRALNAMKDEGYIYAIIGGIGPAKFYEKCVHAVLIESSKEKSVYDHFLAGIAQKEQQ from the coding sequence ATGCCAGATATGTTGGTGAATTTATTGCAGATTGATGATTACCATGATGTATTAGAAGGACTAAAGGAAGAAGGTATTGAGGTATTTAGAGCTCTAGCGCCGGATAAATATCGTATCACCGAATGGGTAAAGAAGCATTCCAGTATAAACGCAGCAGGTGAATGTGATGTCTGTTTCTCCAATCCTCCTGTATCGTGTTTTGTGGCAGCTAAAGGTAGCGAAATCGTTGGGTATGCTTGTTACGATGCTACAGCTCCTGATTTTTTTGGTCCCACAAAAGTGTCAGAATCCTATCAAGGTAAAGGCATTGGAAAGGCATTATTATTACGTGCCCTCAATGCCATGAAAGATGAAGGGTATATTTATGCCATTATTGGTGGCATTGGTCCAGCAAAGTTTTATGAAAAATGTGTCCACGCCGTTCTCATTGAGAGCTCAAAAGAAAAAAGTGTCTATGACCATTTTTTAGCAGGTATTGCGCAAAAGGAACAACAATAA
- a CDS encoding carbohydrate ABC transporter permease, which yields MKMYRSKGNIIFDAIIYFVMIFVLLICLVPFLYMLAVSLSDPKAIINNEVSFIPIGVNVEAYKQIFAYPNFFRAYGNTIFYTLGGTSISVMMTALFAYPLSKTFLKGQKFAMKMVVFSMFFSGGLIPNYLLISNLGLTGTRFAMLLPFAINQFNLIILINFFKSIPNEIEEAALIDGLGYFGILVRIIVPLSKAALATIGLYTAVFFWNDWFNGLIYLNTDQFPVMLFLRNIVNGTSMLGDAAGSADKATIAISIKSAVIITSTLPIIILYPFLQKYFVKGLTVGSVKG from the coding sequence ATGAAAATGTATCGTAGTAAAGGGAACATCATATTCGATGCAATCATCTATTTTGTAATGATTTTTGTATTGCTCATATGTCTAGTACCGTTTCTATATATGCTTGCGGTATCCCTGTCGGATCCAAAAGCAATTATTAACAATGAAGTATCCTTTATACCAATAGGTGTGAATGTTGAGGCCTATAAGCAGATTTTTGCTTATCCTAACTTTTTTAGAGCCTATGGCAATACAATTTTTTATACCCTTGGGGGAACATCTATTTCTGTGATGATGACAGCATTATTTGCCTATCCATTATCTAAAACGTTTTTAAAAGGACAGAAGTTTGCCATGAAGATGGTGGTGTTTTCCATGTTTTTCTCAGGTGGCTTAATTCCTAATTATTTGCTGATATCCAATCTAGGGCTTACAGGCACACGATTTGCAATGTTACTGCCATTTGCTATTAATCAATTTAATCTCATCATACTCATTAATTTTTTTAAGTCTATACCCAATGAGATTGAAGAAGCAGCCCTCATTGATGGCCTTGGTTATTTTGGCATTCTAGTGCGCATCATTGTACCTCTTTCAAAAGCAGCTTTGGCAACCATTGGTTTGTATACAGCCGTATTTTTCTGGAATGATTGGTTTAATGGGCTGATCTATTTAAATACAGACCAGTTCCCTGTGATGCTGTTTTTAAGAAATATTGTTAATGGGACGTCCATGCTTGGGGATGCGGCAGGCTCTGCTGATAAAGCAACCATCGCCATTTCAATAAAGTCAGCAGTCATTATCACATCCACACTACCCATTATTATTTTATATCCATTTTTACAGAAATATTTTGTTAAGGGTCTAACAGTAGGCTCAGTAAAAGGCTGA
- the murQ gene encoding N-acetylmuramic acid 6-phosphate etherase, translating to MVKLSHIETEQKNERTKNIDLLTTKEVLQLMNDEDKKVAGAVEKELPHIAEAVEMIHEKIVSGGRLIYCGCGTSGRLGILDAVECPPTFGTDPQLIQGLIAGGKDAIIKAVEGAEDNFDLGAEDLRAIQLSHNDVLVGIAASGRTPYVLGAMTYANSIGAKTISLTCSPRTQLNTLADVAIVPLPGAEVITGSTRLKSGTAQKMVLNMLSTAVMIKLGKVYGNLMVDVKASNEKLVERTVSIVRSVTGVEDALARNTLEKCGYSAKTAIVMIMCHMVVDDAEKALMEADGHISRVIEASKAAHIE from the coding sequence ATGGTAAAACTAAGTCATATAGAGACAGAACAAAAAAATGAAAGAACAAAAAACATTGATTTATTAACAACAAAAGAAGTCTTGCAGTTAATGAACGATGAAGATAAGAAAGTTGCCGGTGCAGTAGAAAAAGAGTTACCCCATATCGCTGAAGCGGTGGAAATGATCCATGAGAAAATTGTGAGTGGAGGGCGATTAATCTACTGTGGCTGTGGTACGTCGGGGCGGTTGGGCATATTAGATGCTGTGGAATGCCCCCCTACTTTTGGCACAGACCCCCAATTAATACAAGGATTGATAGCCGGTGGCAAAGATGCTATTATTAAAGCAGTAGAAGGTGCGGAAGATAATTTCGATCTAGGCGCCGAAGATTTACGTGCCATACAATTAAGCCATAACGATGTATTAGTAGGTATTGCTGCAAGTGGAAGAACCCCCTACGTATTGGGTGCTATGACTTATGCAAACAGCATTGGTGCTAAGACCATCAGTTTGACATGTTCCCCGAGAACACAACTCAATACCCTTGCAGATGTTGCCATCGTGCCGTTACCAGGGGCAGAGGTTATCACAGGTTCAACACGTTTAAAAAGTGGTACAGCGCAAAAAATGGTATTAAACATGCTAAGCACAGCTGTGATGATTAAATTGGGAAAAGTATATGGTAACTTAATGGTAGATGTAAAAGCAAGTAATGAAAAGTTAGTTGAACGTACCGTCTCCATTGTAAGGAGTGTCACAGGGGTAGAGGATGCACTTGCAAGAAATACCTTAGAAAAGTGCGGTTATTCGGCTAAAACAGCCATCGTCATGATCATGTGCCACATGGTTGTTGATGATGCTGAAAAAGCCCTCATGGAGGCAGATGGCCATATTTCACGTGTCATTGAAGCCAGTAAAGCGGCGCATATTGAATAA
- a CDS encoding ABC transporter permease: MAVLNKQHKNAIVHTQKSDFKRHFKRYWQLYAMMALPIIYFIVFKYVPMFGNILAFRRYRPGMGPYGTQWVGLKYFKTFMQDPAFWRAFRNTLTISFGNLIINFPIPIIFAILLNEVRRVRFKKVVQTVSYMPRFISTVVVIAILGEMLSPSSGLFNHFLQSVFGIEPIYFMNEPKYFRWIYILTDTWQFTGWTAIIYLAAITGINADMFEAAQIDGANRLQQIIHVTIPSIMPTIMVLLILNVGRMLNLGFEKVLLMYTPTNSAVSDIIDTLVYRTGLANQNYSYATAIGLFSGIIGVILVSSSNKVSKKFTGDGIY; the protein is encoded by the coding sequence ATGGCTGTATTGAATAAACAGCATAAGAACGCAATTGTCCACACGCAGAAAAGTGATTTTAAAAGACATTTTAAGCGTTATTGGCAGTTATATGCCATGATGGCATTACCTATTATTTATTTTATCGTGTTTAAATATGTCCCCATGTTTGGTAATATTCTAGCCTTTCGTCGTTATCGTCCGGGTATGGGACCCTACGGAACCCAATGGGTAGGTTTAAAATACTTTAAAACATTTATGCAGGACCCAGCCTTTTGGAGAGCTTTTCGTAATACATTAACCATATCTTTTGGAAATCTAATCATTAATTTTCCAATACCTATTATTTTTGCCATACTTTTGAATGAAGTAAGGCGTGTCCGTTTTAAAAAAGTGGTTCAAACCGTATCTTATATGCCAAGGTTTATCTCCACGGTGGTTGTTATTGCCATTTTAGGTGAAATGTTATCGCCAAGTTCTGGACTTTTTAATCATTTTCTGCAAAGTGTATTTGGTATCGAACCCATCTACTTCATGAACGAACCCAAATATTTTAGATGGATTTATATCTTAACGGATACATGGCAGTTTACAGGTTGGACAGCTATTATCTATTTAGCAGCCATTACGGGTATTAATGCGGATATGTTTGAAGCAGCACAGATTGATGGTGCTAACCGCTTACAGCAGATTATACATGTCACCATTCCATCCATCATGCCGACCATCATGGTTTTACTTATTTTAAATGTTGGACGGATGTTGAATCTAGGATTTGAAAAGGTATTGTTGATGTATACACCGACTAATTCTGCGGTGAGTGATATTATCGATACGTTAGTTTACCGAACGGGTTTAGCGAATCAAAACTATTCCTATGCAACAGCCATTGGTTTATTCAGTGGTATTATTGGGGTGATTTTAGTTTCATCATCCAATAAGGTGAGCAAGAAATTTACGGGAGATGGCATTTATTAG